One Mya arenaria isolate MELC-2E11 chromosome 5, ASM2691426v1 genomic window carries:
- the LOC128234417 gene encoding toll-like receptor 4, giving the protein MEFLIFFLFASITSNVCVVGEDLAVLVTASETEQYKNVCHGSCQCVNRSFRLVVDCSHGQLQAIPTDLPENTTELQFSYNKLSALKRAMFYKLTKLEILNLSFNEINDIEPDTFSDLGKSLTSLYLTCNRVPYKERFKRALTPMLRLQSLYIQQCLEDIKDGETFPAHELKQMPHLTNLSVDLINKEGIRYGIKPEFLSTTFFVQDMWQNRLTMANNTDLLCPNCNTNTSHVVVPLPQQIEVFDISQLDMDIEVFNLCMCEPNSHKEFYMRQNKFRKIDGPLMGMKHVQLLDLSDNFCVNLSSGVFHFLPYLRRLLLSGNLLSYSLERDKPGLTFQSLSLLNELDLSFNRLRYLPSDIFKGLTGLEILKLNNNKLKTFAVNMQMTTRLNILLLNHNNLRYIPQLQMKQIDKIMHHKSQRINLANNNFQCNCTDIEFVRWIQQKTVNLVDDETYRCTYIDETTKNLTGYSLVHDLEKECASYTLLIVVASILMSAFLSILTGGIIYRYRWDLRYLYYSTKFRMKGYIPVDVDEDRFRYDVFVSYSDQERHFVVVDLLHELEESRSLKLCIHERDFFVGGMVTENIVYAINNSRKTLLLLSRGFIESHWCRYELNMARMEAIKTGRDVLCTVKMEEIMHDYLPLEVIDAIRSHTYIQHPGEREHMDMFWDRLYAAISG; this is encoded by the exons ATGGAgttcttgatattttttctgtttgCATCCATAACATCCAATGTTTGTGTAGTGGGGGAAGACCTTGCTGTATTAGTCACGGCTTCTGAGACTGAGCAATACAAAAACGTGTGCCATGGATCATGTCAATGCGTCAACAGGAGCTTTAGACTCGTTGTTGATTGTTCACATGGTCAGCTTCAGGCAATACCCACAGATCTACCAGAAAACACGACAGAACTGCAGTTTTCGTATAACAAGCTCAGTGCCTTGAAGAGAGCAATGTTTTATAAGCTTACGAAGCTTGAAATACTGAACCTAAGTTTTAACGAAATTAACGACATTGAACCGGATACATTTTCTGACCTAGGAAAATCTCTGACTTCTCTCTACCTAACATGTAACAGAGTTCCATACAAGGAAAGGTTTAAGAGAGCGTTAACACCGATGTTACGTTTACAATCCTTGTACATACAGCAATGCTTGGAAGACATTAAAGACGGTGAAACATTTCCAGCGCATGAATTGAAGCAAATGCCACATCTCACTAATCTTTCAGTggatttaataaataaagaagG AATAAGATACGGAATTAAACCGGAATTCCTCAGTACGACATTCTTCGTCCAAGATATGTGGCAGAATCGTCTTACTATGGCGAATAATACGGACTTGTTATGTCCCAATTGTAATACGAATACAAGTCATGTCGTCGTACCGTTACCGCAGCAGATTGAAGTATTTGACATAAGTCAACTGGACATGGATATCGAGGTTTTCAATTTGTGTATGTGTGAGCCTAACAGTCATAAAGAGTTTTACATGCGGCAAAACAAATTCAGAAAAATTGATGGTCCGCTGATGGGTATGAAACATGTGCAGCTACTCGATTTGTCGGATAACTTTTGCGTAAATTTATCTTCTGGTGTGTTTCATTTTCTTCCTTATTTGAGACGGCTGTTATTGTCGGGAAACTTGCTAAGTTATTCATTGGAACGTGACAAACCTGGTCTAACATTTCAGAGCTTGAGTCTGCTTAATGAACTTGACCTTTCATTCAACAGATTGCGATACCTTCCTTCTGATATATTCAAGGGTTTGACAGGTTTGGAAATCTTGAAGCTGAACAATAACAAACTGAAAACATTCGCAGTTAATATGCAGATGACGACACGCCTAAATATTTTACTCCTAAATCACAACAATTTGAGATATATTCCGCAACTTCAAATGAAACAGATCGACAAAATCATGCACCATAAATCGCAGCGAATAAACTTGGCGAATAATAATTTCCAATGCAATTGTACAGACATTGAGTTTGTTCGATGGATTCAGCAAAAAACTGTGAACCTTGTTGATGATGAGACCTACCGATGTACATACATAGACGAAACAACTAAAAATCTTACCGGGTATAGCCTCGTGCACGATCTAGAAAAGGAATGTGCCAGCTACACCCTCCTGATAGTTGTAGCATCAATTCTCATGTCAGCGTTTCTGAGCATTTTGACTGGCGGCATCATATATCGGTATCGTTGGGACTTGCGATATTTGTATTATTCCACCAAGTTTCGTATGAAGGGGTACATTCCGGTCGACGTTGATGAGGATCGGTTTAGATACGACGTATTTGTTTCATACAGTGATCAAGAAAGACATTTTGTCGTTGTTGATCTATTGCATGAGTTAGAGGAATCACGGTCTTTGAAATTATGCATCCACGAGCGAGATTTCTTTGTCGGTGGCATGGTGACTGAAAATATCGTCTATGCCATAAACAACTCTAGAAAAACTCTGTTACTTCTTTCAAGAGGGTTCATCGAGAGCCACTGGTGCAGATACGAGTTGAACATGGCCAGGATGGAGGCGATCAAGACTGGAAGAGATGTCCTGTGTACCGTTAAGATGGAAGAAATTATGCACGATTATCTACCGTTAGAAGTGATTGATGCCATTAGGAGTCATACCTACATCCAACACCCGGGGGAGAGAGAACACATGGACATGTTTTGGGACAGGCTATATGCAGCAATTTCTGGATAA